A window of the Mucilaginibacter sp. cycad4 genome harbors these coding sequences:
- a CDS encoding PH domain-containing protein produces the protein MIVVSFLDKAYVGSCILVAVMIYLIWMWYDTYYSINGNQLFYKSALLNGTIEIDTIVEIVKTKNFFIGLKPSLSAKGIIIKYKKYDDIYISPQNIDQFIRELKQINPAIKTTE, from the coding sequence ATGATAGTGGTTAGCTTTTTAGATAAAGCCTACGTAGGGTCTTGTATATTGGTAGCCGTAATGATCTATTTAATTTGGATGTGGTATGACACCTATTACAGTATTAATGGCAATCAACTATTTTATAAGTCAGCTTTGTTAAATGGAACTATTGAAATCGATACTATCGTTGAGATAGTTAAGACTAAGAATTTTTTTATAGGTTTAAAGCCTTCGTTATCAGCCAAAGGAATTATCATAAAATATAAAAAATACGATGATATCTATATTTCGCCCCAAAATATCGATCAATTTATTAGAGAGTTAAAACAAATTAATCCTGCTATAAAAACAACTGAATGA
- a CDS encoding TIGR00730 family Rossman fold protein, producing the protein MTGEDKIRQAFENKNWQEIKVTDSWQIFKIMAEFVDGFEKLAKIGPCVSIFGSARTHTDNKYYQLAVETARLLTEHGYGVISGGGPGIMEAANKGAYENGGKSVGLNIELPFEQFHNKYIDRDKIMEFDYFFIRKVMFMKYSQGFIILPGGFGTMDESFEAITLIQTGKIARFPIIFVGVEYWKGLFKWVEEKMLNDQHNINPDDLNLYRVVDTAEEAVEHITRFYNKYVLKPNF; encoded by the coding sequence ATGACCGGAGAAGATAAAATAAGACAAGCATTCGAGAACAAAAACTGGCAGGAAATTAAAGTTACCGACTCCTGGCAGATCTTTAAAATAATGGCCGAATTTGTCGACGGCTTTGAAAAACTGGCCAAAATAGGCCCATGCGTATCCATCTTTGGGTCAGCACGTACACACACCGATAACAAATACTACCAACTGGCTGTAGAAACAGCCCGCCTGCTTACCGAGCATGGTTATGGTGTAATATCAGGCGGCGGACCGGGTATCATGGAAGCAGCCAACAAAGGCGCTTATGAAAATGGCGGTAAATCGGTTGGCCTCAACATTGAACTGCCTTTTGAGCAGTTCCACAATAAATATATCGACAGGGATAAGATCATGGAGTTTGATTACTTCTTTATCCGCAAGGTTATGTTTATGAAATACTCGCAGGGCTTTATCATTTTGCCCGGCGGCTTTGGCACTATGGATGAATCGTTTGAGGCTATTACCCTTATCCAAACCGGTAAAATTGCCCGTTTCCCAATCATTTTTGTTGGGGTTGAGTACTGGAAAGGCCTGTTTAAATGGGTTGAAGAAAAAATGCTGAACGATCAGCACAATATCAATCCCGACGACCTTAACCTTTATCGTGTGGTTGATACCGCCGAAGAAGCTGTTGAGCACATCACCCGTTTCTATAACAAATACGTGCTTAAGCCAAACTTTTAA
- a CDS encoding sodium:solute symporter codes for MSPGVLLSFIIGYFLVLLIISWLTSKKSSDNDTFFVANRNSKWYLVAFGMIGTALSGVTFISVPGKVGTDDFAYFQFVLGNAAGFFIIATVLLPLYYRLKLTSIYSYIEGALGVWSYKTAAAIFLVSRVIGSAFRLYLVVIVLQKFIFDSYHVPFAVTVLICLLLIWSYTFKGGLKTIIITDSLQTFFLVLSVFLSIYFICQSLHMNIFEAAETIKNSSYSKIFFFNDFMSSKLHLGKQFLGAMFITIGMTGLDQDLMQKNLSLKNIKEAQKNMFSFVGVFVIINIFFLSVGALLYMYAAKNGINVTKTDYLYPTIALQYLGLVPAMVFMLGLTAATFATTDSALTALTTSFCVDFLGFNKRNDVNSKKMVAVRHWVHIAFSGLMFLTIIIFNVINNEAVVSAIFSVASYTYGPLLGLYSFGLFVGNRQAMDKLVPFICVLSPAICYLLNAESKSILGGYVFGNELIIVNGLITFIGLWVSSSRKSEVRQSESPKIG; via the coding sequence ATGTCGCCAGGAGTATTATTGTCATTCATCATCGGTTATTTTTTGGTATTGCTGATCATCTCGTGGCTTACATCAAAAAAATCTTCAGATAACGATACTTTCTTTGTAGCCAACCGAAATTCCAAATGGTACTTAGTTGCCTTCGGGATGATTGGTACGGCATTGAGCGGGGTTACTTTTATCTCCGTTCCCGGTAAGGTTGGCACCGATGATTTTGCTTATTTCCAGTTTGTGCTGGGCAACGCGGCAGGTTTTTTTATCATAGCTACTGTATTACTCCCCTTATATTACCGACTTAAACTCACATCCATTTACAGTTATATTGAAGGCGCTTTAGGTGTTTGGAGTTATAAAACGGCGGCAGCTATATTTTTGGTGAGCCGGGTTATCGGTTCGGCATTCAGGTTATACCTGGTGGTAATCGTACTGCAGAAGTTTATTTTCGACAGCTACCATGTTCCCTTTGCTGTTACGGTGCTAATTTGTTTGCTGCTCATTTGGTCGTACACCTTTAAGGGTGGTTTGAAAACCATTATCATTACCGATAGCCTGCAAACGTTTTTCCTGGTGCTGTCAGTTTTCCTATCCATTTACTTTATTTGTCAAAGCCTGCACATGAATATTTTTGAAGCTGCCGAAACCATCAAAAACAGCAGCTATTCTAAAATATTTTTCTTTAATGATTTTATGAGCAGCAAGCTGCATTTAGGCAAACAGTTTTTAGGTGCTATGTTTATCACCATCGGCATGACCGGCCTTGACCAGGACCTGATGCAGAAAAACCTCAGCCTTAAAAACATCAAAGAAGCGCAAAAAAACATGTTCAGCTTTGTTGGCGTTTTCGTAATCATCAATATCTTTTTCCTGAGTGTGGGCGCTTTGCTTTATATGTACGCCGCTAAAAACGGCATCAATGTTACCAAAACCGACTACCTGTACCCTACCATCGCCCTTCAATATTTAGGATTGGTTCCGGCTATGGTATTCATGCTGGGGTTAACGGCAGCTACCTTTGCCACTACCGACTCGGCACTTACAGCGCTCACTACTTCTTTTTGTGTAGACTTTTTAGGCTTTAACAAGCGCAACGATGTAAACAGCAAAAAAATGGTTGCTGTAAGGCATTGGGTACACATAGCCTTTTCGGGGCTGATGTTCTTGACCATTATTATATTCAACGTCATAAACAACGAGGCTGTAGTAAGTGCTATATTCAGTGTGGCATCCTACACTTACGGCCCCTTGCTTGGCCTTTATTCATTTGGCTTGTTTGTAGGCAACAGACAGGCAATGGATAAACTGGTACCTTTCATTTGCGTACTCTCTCCTGCTATATGTTATTTATTAAATGCCGAATCAAAATCAATTTTAGGCGGATATGTTTTTGGTAACGAACTCATCATTGTAAATGGATTAATTACATTTATCGGGTTGTGGGTATCCTCTTCGAGGAAGTCCGAAGTCCGTCAGTCGGAAAGTCCGAAGATAGGATGA
- the recR gene encoding recombination mediator RecR: MNFSSKLLENAVAEFAKLPGVGQKTALRLVLHLLNQDKQDVERFSTAVTKLRNEIQFCRVCHNISDQPVCEICSSHRRDHSLICVVEDTRDVMAIENTNQFNGVYHVLGGLISPMDGVGPSDLQVDTLVERLKPTADNEVKEVVFALSATMEGDTTLFYLHKKLKNYNITITTIARGIAFGGELEYVDEITLGRSIATRVPYENSLSK; the protein is encoded by the coding sequence ATGAATTTCTCGTCCAAATTGCTGGAAAATGCCGTAGCCGAATTCGCTAAATTACCGGGGGTAGGTCAAAAAACCGCCCTGCGTTTGGTGCTGCATTTACTTAACCAGGATAAGCAGGATGTTGAACGTTTTAGTACCGCGGTAACCAAGCTCCGCAACGAGATTCAGTTTTGCCGGGTTTGCCATAATATCTCTGATCAGCCGGTTTGCGAGATCTGCTCATCACATCGTCGTGATCACAGCCTTATTTGCGTAGTTGAAGATACCCGCGACGTAATGGCCATTGAAAATACCAATCAGTTTAATGGTGTTTATCATGTACTGGGTGGCTTAATATCGCCAATGGATGGCGTTGGACCGTCAGATTTGCAGGTGGATACCCTGGTTGAACGTCTTAAACCAACAGCCGATAACGAGGTAAAAGAAGTGGTTTTTGCCCTCAGCGCCACCATGGAAGGTGATACAACACTGTTTTATCTTCATAAAAAATTAAAAAATTACAATATTACGATAACAACCATAGCTCGTGGCATAGCTTTTGGTGGTGAATTAGAGTACGTAGACGAGATAACTTTGGGCCGTTCCATAGCTACCCGTGTTCCGTACGAAAATTCACTATCTAAATAG
- a CDS encoding glycosyltransferase family 2 protein, producing MKLSIVVVSHNTCNLLRIALNAVVRAAQDVSHEVFVVDNASADKSIAMLNTEFPDVKIIANDKNEGMARAYNHALKLAIGEYILLVNADTITGKKTIEKALEFMDLHTNAGGLGVRMITPEGKFLKESKRGFNKPWETFFKLTGLAKHFSKSRLTSPQSKDWVEEFQTSESDIINGAFMLLRKEALNHIGLMDERFHTYGYDIDYSYRIRLAGFKNYYFPKTYIINFNIQNKVKFSWAHIKEYYGAMIIFASKYLFKVPELKVEGIPQLIPPSYEVK from the coding sequence ATGAAACTATCTATAGTTGTTGTAAGCCATAATACCTGCAACCTGCTCAGAATTGCCCTGAATGCAGTAGTCAGGGCCGCGCAGGACGTTAGTCACGAGGTTTTTGTGGTCGACAATGCTTCGGCCGATAAGTCGATAGCCATGTTAAATACTGAATTTCCTGATGTAAAGATAATAGCCAACGATAAAAACGAGGGTATGGCCCGGGCATATAACCATGCACTTAAACTGGCTATAGGCGAGTATATTTTACTGGTCAATGCGGATACTATTACAGGCAAGAAGACCATTGAAAAAGCTCTTGAATTTATGGATCTGCATACCAATGCCGGTGGTTTGGGGGTACGTATGATAACTCCTGAAGGCAAATTTTTAAAAGAGTCAAAACGCGGCTTTAACAAACCCTGGGAAACCTTTTTCAAGCTAACCGGCCTGGCAAAACACTTTTCAAAATCAAGGCTCACCAGTCCGCAGAGTAAAGATTGGGTTGAAGAGTTTCAAACGTCTGAATCGGATATCATTAATGGTGCTTTTATGCTGTTGCGTAAAGAGGCGCTTAACCATATCGGATTGATGGATGAGCGTTTTCATACTTATGGTTATGATATTGATTATTCATACCGCATCAGGCTTGCCGGGTTTAAAAACTACTATTTCCCCAAAACCTATATCATCAATTTTAATATACAAAACAAGGTTAAATTTAGCTGGGCACACATTAAGGAATATTATGGGGCGATGATTATCTTCGCGTCCAAATATTTATTTAAGGTGCCCGAACTTAAGGTGGAAGGCATCCCGCAGCTAATTCCTCCTTCGTATGAAGTTAAATGA
- a CDS encoding SDR family oxidoreductase: MKLNDKVVIITGASSGIGKSLAYECAKRGANVILAARQYVTLCQLTEQLEKDYKIKALAVQCDVTNEEDCAQLIKQTLITFGKIDVLINNAGITMRALFKDAKVDVLKQVMDVNFWGMVNCIKYALPEITKTRGSIVGVSSIAGYKGLPGRSGYSASKFAMNGFLDSLRVENLKTGVHVLTACPGFTASNIRNTALNSEGKQQGESTLEEQKMMSSDEVAQHIVDAIESRARTLTLTGQGKLTVALSKLVPAFLDKMVYKHFTKERDPLLR, translated from the coding sequence ATGAAGTTAAATGATAAAGTCGTAATCATCACCGGCGCCTCGTCGGGCATCGGAAAATCACTTGCTTATGAATGTGCCAAACGCGGTGCCAATGTAATACTGGCAGCAAGGCAATATGTTACCCTTTGCCAGCTTACCGAGCAATTGGAAAAGGACTATAAAATAAAAGCCCTTGCCGTGCAATGTGATGTTACCAATGAGGAAGATTGCGCGCAGCTCATTAAGCAAACCCTTATCACTTTTGGTAAAATTGATGTACTGATCAACAACGCAGGCATCACCATGCGCGCCCTGTTTAAGGATGCAAAAGTGGATGTGCTAAAACAGGTGATGGACGTTAATTTTTGGGGTATGGTTAACTGCATTAAATATGCCTTGCCCGAAATTACTAAAACCCGGGGCAGTATAGTAGGTGTATCATCTATTGCAGGATATAAAGGTTTGCCTGGCCGTTCAGGCTATTCGGCGTCAAAATTTGCTATGAACGGCTTTTTGGATTCATTGAGGGTTGAAAACCTCAAAACCGGCGTTCATGTATTAACGGCCTGCCCTGGCTTTACAGCATCAAATATCCGTAATACAGCCTTAAACAGTGAGGGCAAACAACAAGGCGAAAGCACCCTCGAAGAACAAAAAATGATGAGCAGCGATGAGGTAGCCCAACATATTGTTGATGCCATAGAAAGCCGGGCCCGCACATTAACCCTCACCGGCCAGGGCAAACTTACGGTAGCCCTAAGCAAACTTGTACCGGCTTTTTTGGATAAAATGGTTTATAAACATTTCACTAAAGAACGGGACCCGCTACTCCGTTAG
- a CDS encoding ion channel: MAIHKEKINPEDDLGFGTQPVIKSQPVINKDGSINVKRTGLPFFTTSNNYHSLITMSWRKFWVIVFSCYFIVNIIFALIYFSLGPDVLDGKSGNTDFDRFMDAFFFSAQTISTVGYGHISPRGMIPNTIAALESMMGLLAFALATGLLYGRFSRPSAKIMYSRNVLIAPYRDGGKGLMFRLANERRNILIDLEMEVVFSYNDEENGKTVRKFFQLELERKLVSILTLNWTVVHPLDENSPIKDITPEELERRQAGLSVILKTFDDTFSQTIHSRTSYQYDDFVWGAKFKPAFERDETGRVVLDLSRISAYDIVH, translated from the coding sequence ATGGCTATACATAAAGAGAAAATAAATCCGGAAGATGATCTTGGCTTTGGTACCCAGCCGGTTATTAAAAGCCAGCCGGTTATAAATAAGGATGGTTCTATCAACGTAAAACGTACCGGCCTTCCATTTTTTACTACATCAAACAACTACCACTCGCTCATCACCATGAGCTGGCGAAAGTTTTGGGTCATTGTTTTTAGCTGCTATTTTATTGTAAACATTATTTTCGCACTCATTTATTTTTCGTTAGGCCCCGATGTGCTGGACGGCAAAAGCGGCAATACCGATTTTGACCGTTTTATGGATGCCTTCTTTTTTTCGGCGCAAACTATATCAACTGTAGGTTATGGCCATATCAGTCCCAGAGGTATGATCCCCAATACCATTGCAGCGCTCGAATCCATGATGGGCCTGCTGGCTTTTGCTTTGGCCACAGGTTTACTTTACGGTCGCTTTTCGCGCCCTTCGGCCAAGATCATGTATAGCCGTAACGTACTTATTGCCCCCTATCGTGATGGCGGTAAAGGTTTGATGTTTCGCCTGGCCAACGAACGCAGAAATATCCTCATCGACCTGGAAATGGAAGTAGTTTTCAGTTATAACGATGAAGAGAACGGCAAAACAGTACGTAAATTTTTTCAGCTCGAACTGGAACGGAAACTGGTTAGCATCCTCACCCTGAACTGGACAGTAGTTCATCCGCTTGATGAAAACAGCCCGATTAAAGATATCACGCCAGAGGAACTCGAACGCAGGCAAGCCGGCCTTTCGGTTATCCTGAAAACTTTTGACGATACCTTTTCACAAACCATCCACTCCCGTACTTCATATCAGTATGACGATTTTGTATGGGGCGCTAAATTTAAACCCGCCTTTGAACGTGACGAAACAGGCCGCGTTGTTCTGGACCTGAGCAGGATTAGTGCGTATGACATCGTTCATTAG
- the trpD gene encoding anthranilate phosphoribosyltransferase has protein sequence MKQILNHLFEHKTFSREQSKSILMNIAQGKYNNAQMAAFMTAYCMRSITVEELEGFRDAMLELCLPVDLETEGLIDLCGTGGDGKDTFNISTLASFVVAGAGYKVAKHGNYGVSSGCGSSNVMEYLGYQFTNDMDKLKRSTDEANICFLHAPLFHPAMKTVAPIRRELGVKTFFNMLGPLVNPAKPDNQLVGVFNLELARVYAYLYQKSTTKYTIINALEGYDEISLTCDFKTFSADGEKINSVEDLGFELLDPKEIIGGDTVEASAAIFSNVLKGDGTPAQNNVVLANAALAIKTIGSEKTFGDCFYEAEEALLGKKALKSFNTLLQN, from the coding sequence ATGAAACAGATACTGAATCATCTTTTTGAACACAAAACCTTTAGCAGGGAACAATCTAAAAGTATTTTGATGAACATTGCGCAGGGTAAGTACAACAACGCGCAAATGGCAGCGTTCATGACGGCGTATTGTATGCGAAGCATTACCGTTGAAGAACTGGAAGGCTTTCGTGATGCAATGCTGGAGCTTTGCCTGCCTGTTGACCTGGAAACCGAAGGCCTTATTGATCTTTGCGGTACAGGAGGCGATGGTAAGGATACCTTTAACATCTCTACGCTTGCTTCATTTGTTGTTGCGGGTGCAGGGTACAAAGTGGCCAAACATGGTAATTACGGGGTATCATCGGGCTGCGGTTCATCAAACGTGATGGAATACCTGGGCTACCAGTTTACCAATGATATGGATAAACTGAAACGCAGTACGGATGAAGCTAACATCTGTTTTTTGCATGCGCCGTTGTTTCACCCGGCTATGAAAACCGTGGCACCTATCCGCAGGGAACTTGGCGTTAAAACCTTCTTCAACATGCTGGGGCCCCTGGTTAACCCTGCCAAGCCCGATAACCAGTTGGTAGGAGTGTTTAACCTGGAGCTTGCCCGGGTATATGCTTATCTTTATCAAAAATCAACTACAAAATATACCATTATAAACGCGCTGGAGGGTTATGACGAAATCTCATTAACCTGCGATTTTAAGACCTTTTCGGCAGACGGTGAAAAAATCAACAGTGTTGAAGATCTGGGTTTTGAATTGCTCGATCCTAAAGAGATCATCGGTGGCGACACTGTTGAGGCTTCTGCAGCTATATTCAGTAATGTACTTAAGGGCGATGGTACCCCGGCTCAAAATAACGTAGTATTGGCTAATGCTGCGCTGGCTATTAAAACCATTGGCTCCGAAAAAACTTTTGGCGATTGTTTTTATGAAGCCGAAGAAGCGCTGCTTGGTAAAAAGGCGCTGAAAAGCTTTAATACTTTATTACAAAACTAA
- the trpB gene encoding tryptophan synthase subunit beta encodes MKYGVNEQGYYGDFGGAYIPEMLYPNVEELRLQYLNIINDDGFKAEFDDLLKNYVGRPSPLYHAKRYSEKYGANIFFKREDLNHTGSHKINNAIGQILLAKRLGKKRIIAETGAGQHGVATATVCALMGIECVVYMGEIDMARQAPNVSRMKMLGATVIPATSGSKTLKDATNEALRDWIGNPVDTHYIIGSVVGPYPYPDMVARFQSIISAETKKQLVEHTGSELPQYVLACVGGGSNAMGMFYHFLDDESVKLVAVEAAGKGVNSGESAATTALGNEGVLHGSRTILMQTEDGQVVEPYSISAGLDYPGIGPQHAHLFKSHRGEYVSITDDEALQAGLLCCQLEGIIPAIETAHALAQLEKMKFEPTDNVVICISGRGDKDLDTYINYFGY; translated from the coding sequence ATGAAATACGGAGTTAACGAGCAAGGTTATTATGGCGATTTTGGAGGAGCATATATCCCCGAAATGCTATACCCTAACGTAGAGGAATTAAGGCTGCAATACCTCAATATCATAAATGATGATGGTTTTAAAGCCGAATTTGATGATCTGCTTAAGAATTACGTAGGCCGCCCTTCTCCTTTATATCATGCTAAAAGATATTCGGAAAAATACGGAGCCAACATCTTCTTTAAACGCGAAGATCTGAACCATACAGGTTCGCACAAGATCAATAATGCCATAGGGCAGATCCTGCTGGCCAAACGCCTCGGCAAAAAACGCATCATAGCCGAAACCGGTGCCGGACAGCATGGTGTAGCAACAGCTACCGTATGCGCGCTGATGGGTATTGAATGCGTGGTTTATATGGGTGAAATTGATATGGCCCGCCAGGCACCTAACGTATCGCGCATGAAAATGCTGGGCGCTACTGTGATACCGGCAACATCTGGCAGTAAAACATTAAAAGATGCTACTAACGAGGCCCTGCGCGACTGGATAGGCAACCCTGTTGATACGCATTATATCATAGGTTCGGTAGTTGGTCCGTATCCATACCCTGATATGGTTGCGCGTTTTCAGTCTATTATCTCTGCTGAAACAAAAAAACAGCTTGTAGAGCATACAGGCAGCGAACTACCACAATACGTATTGGCCTGCGTAGGCGGCGGCAGCAATGCCATGGGGATGTTTTATCATTTCCTGGATGATGAAAGCGTGAAACTGGTGGCCGTTGAAGCTGCCGGTAAAGGTGTTAATAGCGGTGAATCTGCAGCTACAACGGCTTTGGGAAATGAAGGTGTATTGCACGGTAGCCGTACCATCTTAATGCAAACCGAAGACGGACAGGTTGTTGAACCTTACTCTATTTCGGCAGGTTTGGATTACCCGGGTATTGGTCCGCAGCACGCGCATTTATTTAAAAGCCATCGCGGCGAGTACGTAAGCATTACAGATGATGAGGCTTTGCAGGCAGGCTTGCTTTGCTGCCAGTTGGAAGGCATTATCCCGGCCATTGAAACGGCTCATGCTTTGGCTCAATTGGAGAAAATGAAGTTTGAACCTACCGATAATGTGGTGATCTGCATTTCGGGTAGGGGAGATAAGGACCTGGATACTTATATTAACTATTTCGGCTATTAA
- the trpA gene encoding tryptophan synthase subunit alpha — MNRLKKLFASKNNNLLSIYFTAGYPALNTTVDIAEALEKSGADFLEIGFPYSDPVADGPTIQHSSECALENGMSLKVLFEELAELRSRVSIPILLMGYFNPIAQYGVERFCKKAAEVGVDGIIVPDLPIYEYEKMYSSYFIDNGLSNIFLVTPQTSEERIRQIDDLSNSFIYLLSSSTITGYNLKLSDSVEEYYKRITAMELKNPTIIGFGITDSGSFAKACDYANGAIIGSKFVKLLGEEGYMDKIDGFVKGIRP; from the coding sequence ATGAACCGTTTAAAAAAGCTTTTTGCATCAAAAAACAACAACCTGCTATCCATTTATTTTACAGCGGGTTATCCTGCATTGAATACTACGGTTGATATTGCCGAAGCCCTTGAAAAATCAGGTGCCGATTTCCTGGAGATCGGATTCCCGTATTCTGATCCGGTGGCCGATGGGCCAACTATTCAGCACAGTTCAGAGTGTGCTTTGGAAAACGGCATGAGCCTTAAGGTTTTGTTTGAAGAGTTGGCCGAACTGCGCAGTAGGGTAAGCATTCCTATTTTGCTTATGGGCTATTTTAATCCCATTGCACAGTATGGTGTTGAACGGTTTTGTAAAAAGGCTGCCGAAGTAGGTGTTGACGGTATTATTGTACCCGATCTGCCGATCTATGAATATGAAAAAATGTACTCGTCATATTTTATCGATAACGGCCTGAGCAACATATTCCTGGTAACCCCGCAAACATCTGAAGAACGCATCCGCCAAATTGATGATCTGAGCAACAGTTTTATCTACCTGCTGTCGTCATCAACAATAACCGGCTATAACCTGAAACTGAGTGATAGCGTTGAAGAATATTACAAACGCATTACCGCGATGGAGCTGAAGAATCCAACTATTATTGGTTTTGGTATTACTGACAGCGGCAGCTTTGCTAAAGCGTGTGATTATGCCAACGGGGCAATTATAGGTAGCAAATTTGTAAAGCTTTTAGGCGAGGAAGGTTATATGGATAAGATTGATGGGTTTGTAAAGGGGATAAGGCCGTAA
- a CDS encoding L-threonylcarbamoyladenylate synthase: MLIKIYPENPNPKAIEQVVEVLKKGGLIIYPTDTIYGLGCDITNHRAIEAICKIRNIKPEKANFSFICYDLSHISDYIKPIDNTTFRVLKKALPGPFTFIFNASHMVPKMLSSNKKTVGIRVPDNNIAREIVRVLGNPILSTSIRDDDDIVEYSTDPELIHEKYEDLVDIVIDGGYGDNIPSTIVDCTTGDFDIVREGKGDLELYL, from the coding sequence ATGTTAATTAAAATATATCCCGAAAACCCTAATCCTAAAGCTATTGAGCAGGTGGTTGAAGTGTTAAAGAAAGGCGGTTTGATCATTTACCCTACCGATACCATTTATGGTTTGGGATGCGATATCACCAATCACCGAGCCATCGAGGCTATTTGCAAAATCAGAAACATCAAACCCGAAAAAGCTAATTTCTCGTTCATTTGTTACGATCTGAGCCATATTTCTGATTACATCAAACCCATTGATAATACAACCTTCCGCGTATTGAAAAAGGCTTTGCCCGGGCCGTTTACATTTATATTCAATGCCAGCCATATGGTGCCCAAAATGCTCAGCTCCAACAAAAAAACAGTCGGTATCAGGGTACCAGACAATAATATAGCCCGCGAAATTGTGCGTGTATTAGGTAATCCTATTCTCTCAACGTCTATCCGCGATGATGACGATATTGTTGAATATTCAACCGATCCGGAACTGATCCACGAGAAGTATGAAGACCTGGTGGATATTGTAATAGATGGCGGTTATGGCGACAACATCCCATCAACCATAGTTGACTGCACTACCGGCGACTTTGATATCGTGCGTGAAGGTAAAGGTGATTTGGAGTTGTATTTGTAA
- a CDS encoding YceI family protein, giving the protein MATETATKWVIDPMHSEVQFKVKHLVISTVSGFFKSFNGELITDNDDFENAEIDFSLDINSIDTNQTQRDEHLKSAEFFDAEKYPQITFKSTSFTKTDDEEYELKGNLTIKDQTKPVTLDVEFGGSAADFYGNTKAGFEISGKINRKDFGLTWDGVTEAGSIVVGEDIKLLINIQFTKQA; this is encoded by the coding sequence ATGGCAACAGAAACAGCAACAAAATGGGTTATCGACCCTATGCACTCAGAAGTACAATTTAAAGTTAAACACCTGGTTATTTCAACCGTAAGCGGTTTTTTCAAAAGCTTTAACGGTGAGTTAATAACTGATAACGATGATTTTGAAAATGCTGAAATTGATTTCTCATTAGATATCAACAGCATTGATACCAACCAGACACAACGCGACGAGCACTTAAAATCAGCCGAATTTTTCGACGCTGAAAAATATCCTCAGATCACTTTCAAATCAACTTCATTTACCAAAACTGATGATGAAGAGTATGAATTGAAAGGTAACCTTACTATTAAAGATCAAACCAAACCGGTAACCCTCGACGTAGAATTTGGCGGCTCCGCAGCTGATTTTTATGGCAATACTAAAGCTGGTTTCGAGATCAGCGGTAAAATTAACCGTAAAGATTTCGGTTTAACATGGGACGGCGTAACCGAAGCCGGTTCAATTGTAGTTGGCGAAGACATTAAATTGTTGATCAACATCCAGTTTACCAAACAAGCTTAA